From a single Bacteroidales bacterium genomic region:
- a CDS encoding GH3 auxin-responsive promoter family protein: MQIRSILSRALAPIVAASIRKDAGHAIECQDRVFKKLIKAGQHCIYGKAHRFKEIKSYEDFRRHVPLVNYEDFRPLIERVSKGEKNVLWPGLPIYFAKTSGTTSGTKYIPITRDSIPNHLNSARNALLMYMARSGNYAFADHSMIFLQGSPVLDKKGVIPAGRLSGIVAHHIPAYLQKNRMPSWKTNCIEDWETKVNAIVDETLKKRMSLISGIPSWLRMYFEKLVARTGKPVGEIFPDFSLLVYGGVNYEPYRQVFDSLIGRHIDTVELYPASEGFIAFQDEGTGEGLLLNVNSGIFFEFIPADKVHEEFPERIPLEGVETGKDYALVLSSNAGLWGYNLGDTVRFVSLKPYRLIVSGRVSQFISAFGEHVIASEIEEALAQACAQSGIKVNEFTVAPMVNPPKGLPHHQWLIEFGKAPVSLTEFAVMVDQELRKRNTYYDDLIAGHVLEQLHVIALKDGTFRKYLISKGKLGGQNKMAHLSDNREIAEGLLNLEI; encoded by the coding sequence ATGCAAATCCGTTCTATCCTCAGCCGTGCGCTTGCCCCAATAGTTGCTGCTTCCATCCGAAAAGATGCCGGGCATGCCATCGAATGCCAGGATCGAGTATTCAAAAAGCTCATCAAAGCCGGTCAGCATTGCATCTACGGCAAAGCACACAGGTTTAAGGAAATTAAATCCTATGAAGACTTCCGACGGCATGTCCCTTTGGTTAATTACGAGGATTTTCGTCCCCTCATAGAACGGGTTTCGAAAGGAGAAAAGAATGTTCTCTGGCCCGGTCTGCCCATCTATTTTGCAAAGACCTCAGGAACCACTTCCGGCACCAAATATATCCCCATTACACGCGACTCCATCCCAAATCACCTCAACTCTGCGCGCAATGCGCTGCTCATGTATATGGCCCGGAGCGGTAATTATGCTTTTGCCGACCACAGCATGATCTTTCTCCAGGGCAGCCCGGTGCTGGACAAAAAAGGAGTCATCCCGGCAGGCCGTCTGTCAGGCATCGTAGCCCACCATATCCCGGCTTATCTTCAGAAAAACAGGATGCCCTCCTGGAAAACAAATTGCATCGAAGATTGGGAAACAAAAGTGAATGCCATCGTGGATGAAACGCTGAAAAAAAGGATGTCGCTCATAAGTGGTATCCCTTCCTGGCTGCGGATGTATTTCGAAAAACTGGTTGCCAGGACCGGCAAGCCTGTCGGGGAAATCTTTCCCGACTTTTCCTTACTTGTTTACGGAGGTGTGAATTATGAACCCTACCGGCAGGTATTTGACAGCCTTATCGGAAGGCACATCGACACGGTAGAATTGTATCCTGCTTCAGAAGGATTTATAGCTTTCCAGGACGAGGGCACGGGAGAAGGGCTGCTGCTGAACGTGAACAGCGGCATCTTCTTTGAATTTATCCCTGCAGATAAAGTCCATGAGGAATTTCCGGAACGAATCCCCCTGGAAGGTGTTGAAACAGGAAAAGATTATGCCCTTGTCTTAAGCAGTAATGCCGGCCTTTGGGGCTATAACCTGGGTGATACGGTCAGGTTCGTTTCCCTTAAACCTTACCGCTTAATAGTGTCCGGTCGGGTATCGCAATTTATTTCAGCGTTTGGAGAACATGTTATCGCATCGGAGATTGAGGAAGCACTAGCACAGGCTTGCGCACAAAGCGGCATAAAAGTGAATGAGTTCACGGTTGCACCCATGGTGAACCCGCCAAAAGGCCTGCCGCATCACCAATGGCTGATCGAATTCGGAAAGGCACCGGTTTCGCTGACTGAATTTGCGGTCATGGTCGATCAGGAATTACGGAAAAGAAATACTTACTATGATGACCTGATCGCTGGCCATGTTCTTGAACAACTGCATGTTATCGCCCTTAAAGACGGAACCTTCCGGAAATACCTGATTTCAAAGGGTAAACTTGGCGGGCAGAACAAGATGGCCCACCTTTCTGATAACCGGGAAATTGCAGAAGGGTTACTTAATTTGGAAATTTGA
- a CDS encoding sensor histidine kinase KdpD has product MNTFEEKRPDPDEILASLKLEEEKSKRGKLKIFFGMCAGVGKTFTMLQSAKTEKLKGTDVVIGYIETHHRKETEDLVRGLEVIPRKSYEYKGTSIQEADLDAVIVRKPQVVLIDELAHTNAPGSRHLKRYQDVMDILDNGIDVFTTLNVQHIESRSDTVAQITGIGVRETVPDEIFEKADEIVLVDITPDELLARFAEGKVYTPERSQEAVHNFFRKGNITALREMALRIAADRVDIQLRQYMQHKHIPGPWKSGMHLMVSIGPSPHSAKLLRWSKNLSYTMGATLLALYVESPRKLTVAQEEQLNKNINLAKQLGAEFRTISGDDLVKAILNAAQKENITHIILGKPRHRNMFSLFKLGNLVNRLIRLSGNIDIYVLGSDLPGDDKYRRKIPILSFSSGFSQYLLAGIITILTAIACYPARDIIGYQVVAFALLFEVSILAIFLGIGPILLSATLSALLWDYLFIPPSFTLHIGKPEDVLMLFMYFIIVMLNGILTSRVRRQERMTRDREERTRALYQLTMELSSASGIDEVLKVSVKDIQKFFKIASAIILNSGQKELDKEIRHESELMLSDAEFSIASWTFHHSRKAGKFTDTLPSTSYTFYPLHGTRHNIGVIAVRQNKAFKGDEEIFWDTFRTQISDALEREFLNELALKALILDESDKLYKTLFNSISHELRIPLATIMGATDTLLSADYDKQTYTQLFREIFMASERLNRLIENLLNMSRLESGRITPHMDWLDVHDLLNKVTKSLASELEHFNLEIVIPDDIPLIRLDFGLMEQVLHNLVFNATQYAPHKTTIRVKMYYEKPHFVMQVMDRGPGFPKDAIPYVFNKFYRLAGTQTGGTGLGLSIVKGFVEAHNGTIEIESRKNGGARITVRIPSEVPDLGQMQYK; this is encoded by the coding sequence GTGAACACATTTGAAGAAAAGCGGCCAGACCCTGACGAAATTTTAGCTTCCTTAAAACTTGAAGAAGAAAAAAGCAAAAGGGGTAAACTGAAGATCTTTTTCGGTATGTGTGCCGGCGTCGGGAAAACCTTTACCATGCTTCAATCGGCCAAGACCGAAAAATTAAAGGGTACGGACGTGGTAATTGGTTATATCGAAACCCATCACCGGAAAGAAACCGAAGATCTTGTGAGAGGGCTTGAGGTGATCCCGCGAAAAAGCTATGAATACAAAGGCACATCTATCCAGGAGGCGGATCTCGATGCTGTCATTGTCCGTAAGCCGCAGGTGGTGCTGATTGATGAGCTTGCTCACACCAATGCGCCCGGAAGCCGGCACCTGAAGAGATACCAGGATGTGATGGACATTCTTGATAATGGAATTGACGTATTTACTACCCTGAATGTACAGCATATCGAAAGCAGGTCAGACACGGTGGCACAGATCACCGGGATTGGTGTGAGGGAAACCGTTCCTGATGAGATTTTTGAAAAGGCGGACGAGATCGTGCTGGTGGACATCACTCCTGACGAATTACTGGCAAGGTTTGCTGAAGGAAAAGTCTATACTCCTGAACGGTCGCAGGAGGCTGTCCATAACTTCTTCAGGAAAGGGAACATCACTGCCTTACGTGAAATGGCGCTCCGTATAGCTGCTGACAGGGTCGACATCCAATTGCGACAGTATATGCAGCATAAACACATCCCCGGACCATGGAAATCGGGGATGCACCTGATGGTTAGCATAGGCCCGAGTCCTCATTCCGCAAAACTTTTGCGCTGGTCAAAGAACCTGTCGTATACCATGGGGGCAACACTTCTTGCCCTTTATGTCGAATCCCCGCGAAAACTGACAGTCGCGCAAGAGGAGCAACTGAATAAAAACATTAACCTGGCAAAACAACTTGGTGCCGAATTCAGGACCATATCTGGAGATGACCTGGTGAAAGCCATTTTAAACGCGGCACAAAAGGAAAACATCACCCACATCATCCTAGGAAAGCCGCGTCATCGAAACATGTTCTCATTGTTTAAGCTGGGCAACCTTGTAAACAGGCTGATCCGGCTGAGCGGCAATATCGATATCTATGTCCTGGGATCCGATCTTCCCGGTGATGACAAATACCGGAGGAAAATCCCCATTCTTTCTTTTTCATCAGGATTTTCACAGTATCTGCTGGCCGGTATCATTACCATACTCACTGCTATTGCCTGTTATCCTGCCAGGGATATCATCGGATACCAGGTGGTGGCATTTGCATTGCTTTTCGAGGTTTCGATCCTTGCCATTTTTCTGGGAATAGGACCGATATTGCTTTCTGCCACCCTCAGTGCCTTGCTATGGGACTATCTCTTCATTCCGCCATCTTTCACCCTCCATATCGGAAAGCCTGAAGATGTTTTAATGCTGTTCATGTATTTTATCATTGTCATGCTGAATGGCATTTTAACATCACGGGTACGCCGGCAGGAGAGAATGACAAGGGATCGGGAAGAGCGGACCAGAGCGCTCTACCAGCTCACCATGGAGCTTTCATCTGCATCCGGGATAGATGAAGTGCTGAAAGTTTCTGTAAAAGACATTCAAAAATTTTTCAAGATCGCCAGTGCCATCATCCTGAATAGCGGGCAAAAAGAACTGGATAAAGAAATCAGGCATGAATCTGAATTGATGCTCTCCGACGCTGAGTTTAGCATTGCATCATGGACATTTCATCATTCGAGGAAGGCCGGTAAATTCACAGATACCCTGCCATCAACCTCCTATACATTTTATCCCCTGCATGGCACAAGGCATAACATCGGTGTTATTGCTGTCAGACAGAATAAAGCCTTCAAAGGGGATGAAGAAATTTTCTGGGACACTTTCCGGACCCAGATATCGGATGCACTTGAAAGGGAGTTTTTGAATGAGTTGGCTCTAAAAGCCCTGATACTGGATGAATCAGATAAACTTTACAAAACCTTGTTTAATTCTATCTCTCATGAACTGCGGATACCGTTAGCTACTATCATGGGGGCAACGGATACGCTTTTATCGGCCGATTATGACAAACAAACTTATACCCAGCTGTTCAGGGAGATTTTCATGGCCTCCGAGCGGTTAAACAGACTCATCGAGAACCTGTTGAATATGTCGCGGCTTGAATCGGGAAGGATCACGCCCCATATGGATTGGCTTGATGTTCATGACTTATTGAACAAGGTGACAAAAAGTCTCGCAAGTGAACTTGAGCATTTCAACCTTGAGATTGTAATCCCTGATGATATTCCCCTGATCAGGTTAGACTTTGGCCTCATGGAGCAGGTGCTTCATAATCTTGTATTTAACGCTACACAATACGCTCCTCATAAAACAACCATCAGGGTTAAAATGTATTATGAGAAACCTCATTTTGTGATGCAGGTGATGGACAGGGGGCCGGGTTTCCCGAAAGATGCCATCCCTTATGTATTTAACAAATTCTACCGGCTTGCAGGCACTCAGACAGGTGGTACGGGATTGGGATTATCGATCGTAAAAGGATTCGTTGAAGCACATAACGGAACCATTGAAATAGAAAGCAGGAAAAACGGGGGGGCGAGGATCACGGTTAGGATTCCTTCCGAAGTCCCGGATTTAGGACAAATGCAATATAAATGA
- the kdpC gene encoding potassium-transporting ATPase subunit KdpC — translation MKKLIITSIRLILIFTVVTGIIYPLIITGISKIFFHEEAEGSLVKENGIIIGSGLIGQEFDSIAYFWSRPSAMSYQPLPSGGSNYSWSDQRLKALVAERKKAFIRGNMLNDTTSIPVEMLFASASGLDPHISSRAAFLQAERIAQARELNDDQKQKLGTLIVKMTEKPQYFLFGEERINIFLLNLELDKIK, via the coding sequence TTGAAAAAGCTAATCATCACATCCATCCGTCTGATCCTTATCTTTACCGTTGTCACCGGAATTATCTACCCTTTGATCATTACAGGAATATCCAAGATCTTTTTTCATGAAGAGGCTGAGGGTAGCCTGGTTAAAGAGAACGGTATTATCATAGGATCCGGATTGATCGGACAGGAATTTGACAGTATTGCCTATTTTTGGTCAAGGCCATCAGCTATGAGCTATCAACCGTTGCCTTCAGGTGGCTCGAATTACTCATGGTCTGATCAAAGGCTTAAAGCTCTTGTCGCAGAAAGAAAAAAAGCATTTATCAGAGGAAACATGCTGAATGATACCACTTCCATTCCAGTTGAAATGTTGTTTGCTTCCGCCAGTGGTCTCGACCCACATATATCATCACGGGCCGCTTTTCTGCAGGCAGAAAGGATAGCACAGGCAAGGGAATTGAACGACGATCAGAAGCAAAAACTGGGTACGTTGATTGTAAAAATGACAGAAAAACCTCAATATTTTTTATTCGGAGAAGAGAGGATCAATATTTTCCTGCTAAATTTAGAACTCGATAAGATCAAGTGA
- the kdpB gene encoding potassium-transporting ATPase subunit KdpB codes for MALKEKSGIRLFTGKIVLEALKDALKKLNPSVLVKNPVIFIVGIGALLTTAIFLHDLAVGNYSAFNMQISIWLWFTVLFANFSEAIAEGRGKAQADNLKKSRVQMKARRLNGGKEESIWATDLKRGDIIVCEAGDIIPADGEVIEGISSVDESAITGESAPVIRESGGDRSAVTGGTKVISDRIMIKVTSEPGKTFLDRMIALVEGAKRQKTPNEIALTILLSGLSIIFLLAVVTLPAFFSYSLSASGIPQSQNLTLPVLVALLVCLIPTTIGGLLSAIGISGLDRLLQKNVIATSGKAIEAAGDVDVLLLDKTGTITLGNRMATDFIAAEGVTTEKLADAAQLSSLADETPEGRSIVVLAKEQFNIRGRELNPTDTSFIPFTAQSRLSGIDIRLPDGKMKMIRKGAYDTIKKFVEDNDGFFPKNVKDIVTNLAKQGATPLVVAENNRVLGVIHLKDIVKGGIRQRFAQLRSMGIRTVMITGDNPLTAAAIAAEAGVDEFLAEAKPEDKLARIRLEQANGRLVGMIGDGTNDAPALAQADVGIAMNTGTQAAREAGNMVDLDSNPTKLIEVVETGKQLLMTRGALTTFSIANDVAKYFAIIPAIAASLYATSQNTGPLSALNIMHLTTPQSAILSAVIFNALIIILLIPLALKGVKYRPLPASTLLARNLFVYGFGGLVIPFIGIKLLDLLINL; via the coding sequence ATGGCATTGAAGGAAAAATCAGGCATCAGGCTATTTACAGGTAAAATAGTGCTTGAGGCATTAAAAGATGCATTAAAGAAGCTGAATCCTTCAGTTCTTGTTAAAAATCCGGTGATTTTTATCGTCGGTATCGGTGCTCTCCTGACTACTGCAATATTTTTACATGACCTGGCTGTGGGGAATTATTCTGCTTTCAACATGCAGATTTCGATCTGGCTTTGGTTTACTGTATTATTCGCCAACTTTTCGGAAGCCATCGCCGAAGGAAGGGGCAAAGCACAGGCTGACAACCTTAAAAAAAGCCGGGTGCAAATGAAAGCGCGCAGGCTGAACGGGGGAAAAGAAGAATCAATCTGGGCAACTGACCTGAAAAGGGGCGATATTATCGTTTGTGAAGCCGGAGATATCATCCCGGCAGATGGTGAAGTGATCGAAGGAATTTCAAGCGTGGATGAATCAGCTATCACAGGCGAATCTGCCCCGGTTATCCGTGAAAGCGGGGGCGATCGCAGCGCTGTAACGGGAGGGACTAAGGTGATCAGTGACCGGATCATGATCAAGGTCACCTCAGAACCAGGCAAGACATTTCTTGACAGGATGATCGCCCTTGTGGAAGGTGCTAAGCGACAAAAAACGCCCAATGAAATCGCGCTGACCATTTTACTATCAGGGCTCAGCATTATTTTCCTGCTGGCAGTGGTCACCCTTCCGGCATTCTTTAGTTACAGTCTCTCGGCCTCGGGGATTCCACAATCACAAAACCTGACCCTGCCTGTCCTGGTAGCTCTGCTTGTATGTCTTATACCGACTACAATCGGCGGCCTTCTCAGTGCTATTGGCATAAGCGGTCTTGATCGGCTACTGCAGAAAAATGTCATTGCTACCAGCGGAAAAGCCATTGAAGCTGCCGGTGATGTGGATGTCCTGCTGCTTGATAAGACAGGAACTATCACACTTGGTAACCGTATGGCGACAGATTTTATTGCAGCAGAGGGCGTGACTACGGAAAAACTGGCGGATGCGGCACAATTATCATCACTGGCCGATGAAACACCTGAAGGACGTTCAATCGTTGTACTGGCAAAAGAACAATTCAATATCCGCGGAAGAGAATTAAATCCCACTGATACCAGTTTCATTCCATTTACAGCGCAATCACGGTTGAGCGGAATTGATATCAGGCTGCCCGACGGGAAGATGAAAATGATCCGGAAAGGAGCATACGATACCATAAAGAAATTTGTTGAAGACAATGATGGTTTTTTCCCGAAAAACGTAAAGGACATTGTCACTAACCTGGCAAAGCAAGGAGCCACTCCGCTTGTCGTTGCCGAGAATAATCGTGTACTAGGGGTCATTCACCTGAAAGATATCGTCAAAGGAGGGATCAGGCAACGTTTTGCCCAACTGCGCAGTATGGGGATCCGCACCGTCATGATAACAGGTGATAATCCGCTGACAGCAGCTGCCATTGCAGCCGAAGCAGGGGTGGATGAATTCCTGGCTGAGGCAAAACCTGAAGACAAGCTGGCCCGGATCCGCCTGGAACAAGCTAACGGGAGGTTGGTCGGAATGATAGGCGACGGTACGAATGACGCCCCTGCCCTTGCCCAGGCTGATGTGGGAATAGCTATGAATACCGGTACGCAGGCCGCCCGCGAGGCAGGGAATATGGTCGATCTCGACAGCAATCCTACCAAGTTGATCGAGGTGGTTGAGACCGGCAAGCAATTGCTGATGACAAGAGGAGCGCTGACTACTTTCAGTATAGCCAATGATGTCGCTAAATATTTTGCCATCATCCCGGCAATTGCTGCATCCCTATATGCTACATCTCAAAACACTGGCCCCCTTTCTGCACTGAACATCATGCATCTTACGACACCTCAAAGCGCAATTCTGAGTGCTGTGATTTTTAATGCACTCATCATCATTCTGCTCATCCCGCTGGCACTCAAGGGGGTCAAGTACCGTCCACTGCCCGCCAGCACCCTCCTTGCCCGCAATTTATTTGTTTATGGATTTGGCGGACTTGTTATCCCTTTCATCGGCATCAAACTTCTTGATCTGTTAATCAATCTTTAA